Proteins from a genomic interval of Bradyrhizobium sp. CCGB01:
- a CDS encoding site-specific integrase → MPSLTDTAIRHALKRVELSQKQENLADGEGRGTGRLVLVLKPMPKRVTADWMAQQWRDGKRSKKKLGSYPSMSLAQAREIFKRDFADVIQRGRSIKIATDTRPGTVADLFEGYVASLKAAGKPSWKETEKGLNKIADTLGRNRLAREIEAEEIVELIRPIYERGARSMADHVRSYIHAAFSWGMKSDNDYRNTSPRRFRIPFNPASDIPTEPKVQGTRWLSEDEFVQLYRWLECPDTPVHPSYPRAVQLIMLTGQRVEEIARLHIDQWDAAERIIDWSKTKNLQPHAVPVPSLAAELIESIKPNEFGWYFPSAKDPSKPVSHGTLYSFVWRQRDRGVIPYATNRDLRRTFKTLAGKAGVPKEIRDRLQNHALQDVSSKNYDRWNYMPEKRAGMVLWDKFVRALLKKKKGNSALRAAA, encoded by the coding sequence ATGCCAAGCCTGACCGATACCGCAATCCGGCATGCGCTGAAGCGCGTCGAGCTGAGCCAGAAGCAAGAGAATCTCGCGGACGGCGAAGGTCGCGGAACTGGCCGTCTCGTGCTCGTGCTGAAGCCTATGCCGAAGCGCGTTACGGCCGATTGGATGGCGCAGCAATGGCGGGACGGGAAACGCTCGAAGAAGAAGCTCGGCTCGTATCCCTCGATGTCACTGGCTCAAGCGCGAGAAATTTTCAAACGCGACTTCGCTGACGTGATCCAGAGAGGTCGCAGCATCAAGATCGCGACGGACACGCGTCCAGGCACCGTCGCCGATCTGTTCGAGGGCTACGTCGCGTCGCTGAAGGCCGCTGGCAAGCCCTCATGGAAGGAAACGGAGAAGGGTCTCAACAAGATTGCCGACACGCTCGGGCGCAATCGCCTTGCCCGCGAGATCGAGGCCGAGGAGATCGTGGAATTGATCCGGCCGATCTACGAGCGCGGCGCTCGATCGATGGCTGATCACGTGCGGTCGTATATCCATGCTGCCTTCAGCTGGGGGATGAAGTCGGACAACGACTATCGGAACACCTCGCCTCGCCGCTTTCGGATTCCCTTCAACCCGGCCTCGGACATCCCCACCGAACCCAAGGTCCAGGGCACACGCTGGCTCAGCGAGGATGAATTCGTTCAGCTCTATCGCTGGCTCGAATGCCCAGACACTCCCGTCCACCCGTCATATCCGCGCGCCGTGCAGCTCATCATGCTGACCGGCCAGCGCGTCGAGGAAATCGCGAGACTGCATATCGATCAGTGGGACGCGGCCGAGCGGATCATCGACTGGTCGAAGACGAAGAACCTTCAACCGCACGCTGTCCCGGTTCCATCGCTTGCGGCCGAGCTTATCGAGTCGATCAAGCCCAACGAATTCGGATGGTACTTTCCTTCGGCGAAGGACCCTTCGAAGCCGGTCAGCCACGGCACGCTCTACAGTTTCGTCTGGCGCCAGCGTGACCGTGGCGTCATCCCTTATGCGACCAACCGCGACTTGCGGCGGACGTTCAAGACGCTCGCCGGCAAGGCGGGTGTCCCGAAAGAAATCCGGGATCGCCTCCAGAACCACGCGCTTCAGGACGTCAGCTCCAAGAACTATGATCGCTGGAACTACATGCCGGAGAAGCGCGCCGGCATGGTGCTCTGGGACAAGTTCGTCCGCGCGCTCCTGAAAAAGAAGAAGGGCAACAGCGCGTTGAGGGCTGCCGCGTGA
- a CDS encoding RadC family protein: protein MSAKRDQDKSKPEEAPHYLGHRERLRERFYSAGADALSDYELLEMALFAALPRRDTKPLAKALIKIFGSFAEVVHAPVVRLREVEGIGESAIHQLKLIAAATHRVAKGEVNSRDALSSWNEVIDYCRSSMAFADKEQFRLLFLDKRNQLIADEVQQTGTVDHTPVYPREVIKRALELSATALILVHNHPTTPSMITLDHAQYR from the coding sequence ATGTCCGCCAAGCGAGACCAAGACAAGAGCAAGCCGGAGGAAGCGCCGCATTATCTCGGCCATCGCGAGCGGCTGCGCGAGCGCTTCTACAGTGCCGGCGCGGATGCGCTCAGCGACTACGAGCTATTGGAGATGGCGCTGTTCGCGGCGCTGCCGCGGCGCGACACCAAGCCGCTGGCAAAGGCGCTGATCAAGATTTTCGGCTCGTTCGCCGAGGTGGTCCATGCCCCCGTGGTGCGCCTGCGCGAGGTCGAGGGCATCGGGGAATCCGCGATCCATCAGCTCAAGCTGATCGCCGCCGCAACGCATCGCGTCGCCAAGGGTGAGGTGAACAGCCGCGACGCGCTGTCATCCTGGAACGAGGTGATCGACTATTGCCGCTCCAGCATGGCGTTTGCCGACAAGGAGCAATTCCGCCTGCTCTTCCTCGACAAGCGCAACCAGCTCATTGCCGACGAGGTGCAGCAGACCGGTACCGTCGACCACACCCCGGTCTATCCGCGCGAGGTGATCAAGCGCGCGCTCGAGCTGTCGGCGACCGCGCTGATCCTGGTGCACAACCACCCCACTACCCCGTCGATGATCACGTTGGATCACGCTCAATACCGCTGA
- a CDS encoding VOC family protein, with translation MRLQHLNLATTDVPALAAFFERFFGFVPHAARGEALVVLRNNEDFILTVMRGKKGEPADYPAAFHIGFYYDAAGEVEAKHAELSAAGLNPGKIAFMDRGGGARVPHFYCTAPGNVLVEVCTPPGGLSP, from the coding sequence ATGCGACTGCAACATCTCAACCTCGCGACAACGGACGTCCCGGCGCTTGCCGCCTTCTTCGAGCGCTTCTTCGGCTTCGTGCCTCATGCGGCCCGCGGCGAGGCGCTCGTCGTGTTGCGCAACAATGAGGATTTCATCCTGACCGTGATGCGCGGCAAGAAGGGCGAACCGGCCGACTATCCCGCCGCCTTTCACATCGGCTTCTATTACGACGCGGCGGGCGAGGTGGAAGCCAAGCACGCCGAGTTGTCGGCTGCGGGCCTGAACCCCGGCAAGATCGCGTTCATGGACCGCGGCGGTGGCGCACGTGTGCCGCACTTCTATTGCACCGCGCCGGGCAACGTCCTGGTCGAGGTCTGCACCCCGCCGGGCGGCCTTTCGCCGTAG
- a CDS encoding intradiol ring-cleavage dioxygenase, producing the protein MNNSTRRGFLGFVSAGATGLLQTRAQAAPANAAESEPACILTPQAEEGPFYSDPKLVRSDIAEGRPGVPLTLRLRVIEAGPCTAIKGARIDIWHCDAKGLYSAFPGQSDAHNIDATGKTFLRGTQVTDEAGWVTFNTIYPGWYDGRTTHIHFKVFLDERTVLTGQTFLPDALNEFIYTNVPDYGDRARQRMVINANDHVIARSDPEHRTFCAVKEERDRYVASLTLGVDRRAEATVGRAGPPPPGIGGGPPPGPPPAGMFGRPIKDRLAALVPGLKRGR; encoded by the coding sequence GTGAACAATTCGACGCGGCGCGGGTTTCTGGGATTTGTGTCGGCCGGCGCCACCGGTCTGCTGCAAACCCGCGCGCAGGCAGCGCCAGCCAACGCCGCGGAGAGCGAGCCGGCCTGCATCCTGACACCGCAGGCGGAGGAAGGGCCGTTCTATTCCGACCCCAAACTCGTCAGGTCGGATATCGCCGAGGGAAGGCCCGGCGTGCCGCTGACATTGCGGCTGCGCGTGATCGAGGCCGGCCCCTGCACGGCGATCAAGGGCGCGCGGATCGACATCTGGCATTGCGATGCGAAGGGGCTCTATTCGGCCTTCCCCGGCCAGAGCGATGCGCACAACATCGACGCGACCGGCAAGACGTTCTTGCGCGGCACGCAAGTCACCGATGAAGCCGGCTGGGTGACATTCAACACCATCTATCCCGGCTGGTATGACGGCCGCACCACGCATATCCATTTCAAGGTGTTCCTCGACGAGCGCACGGTGCTGACCGGGCAGACTTTCCTGCCCGACGCGCTGAACGAGTTCATCTACACCAACGTGCCCGATTACGGCGACCGCGCGCGACAGCGCATGGTGATCAACGCCAACGACCACGTCATCGCGCGTTCCGATCCCGAGCATCGCACCTTCTGCGCGGTGAAGGAGGAGCGCGACCGCTACGTCGCGAGCCTGACGCTCGGCGTCGACCGCCGCGCGGAGGCAACCGTCGGGCGCGCCGGCCCGCCGCCGCCGGGCATCGGCGGTGGACCACCGCCGGGGCCGCCGCCCGCGGGCATGTTCGGCCGGCCGATCAAGGACCGGCTCGCCGCGCTGGTGCCGGGGCTGAAGCGCGGCCGTTAA
- a CDS encoding DMT family transporter codes for MSTQAQHTTSGQATLAFEIGLLLLLSLIWGASFTLIKVAIPTIPPFTMVAARVTIAAILLTLIALAQGHALPRRGSVWAAFVVQGLLQSALPFTLISWGEAHIASGLAGVLNATPPMFVLAIALMTGHGRQTITGRKIIGVALGLAGVAVTMGAEAFSGIGTAAPLAQIAVLCASLSYALAPIWGQRFSGLPAIVTAAGAMSCAAVLMIPTAAAIERPWTLSPPPAAAIAAVITLAVVCTALAMVIYFRLIHTLGPLGTTSGSYLRAGFAVALGAAWLGERFTWSSLAGMALIFVGVVAVTVPLPARHDQKPRG; via the coding sequence ATGAGCACACAGGCGCAACACACAACGTCGGGGCAAGCCACTCTCGCATTCGAGATCGGGCTCCTGCTGCTGCTCTCGCTGATCTGGGGCGCTTCGTTCACGCTGATCAAGGTCGCGATCCCGACGATACCGCCCTTCACGATGGTCGCCGCGCGGGTGACGATCGCGGCCATTCTCCTGACCCTGATCGCGCTCGCGCAGGGACACGCCCTTCCCCGCCGAGGATCGGTATGGGCGGCTTTCGTCGTACAAGGGCTGCTGCAAAGCGCGCTGCCTTTCACCCTGATCAGTTGGGGCGAGGCGCACATCGCGAGTGGTCTGGCCGGCGTGCTCAACGCGACCCCGCCGATGTTCGTGCTCGCGATCGCACTGATGACCGGGCACGGGCGGCAGACGATCACCGGCCGGAAGATCATCGGCGTCGCTCTCGGGCTCGCCGGGGTTGCCGTGACCATGGGAGCCGAGGCGTTCTCGGGGATCGGCACGGCGGCTCCGCTGGCCCAGATCGCCGTGCTGTGCGCGAGCCTCAGCTACGCACTCGCGCCGATATGGGGCCAGCGCTTCTCGGGCCTGCCCGCAATCGTCACGGCGGCCGGAGCGATGAGCTGCGCAGCAGTGCTGATGATCCCCACTGCGGCCGCCATCGAGCGGCCGTGGACACTCTCGCCACCGCCCGCCGCGGCGATCGCAGCTGTCATCACGCTCGCGGTCGTCTGCACGGCGCTTGCGATGGTGATCTATTTCCGGCTGATCCACACGCTCGGCCCGCTCGGCACGACCAGCGGGAGCTATCTGCGCGCGGGCTTTGCCGTGGCGCTCGGCGCGGCGTGGCTCGGCGAGCGCTTTACCTGGTCCAGCCTTGCCGGCATGGCGCTCATTTTCGTCGGCGTGGTGGCGGTCACGGTGCCCCTGCCCGCGCGACATGATCAGAAACCGCGGGGCTGA
- a CDS encoding bifunctional transcriptional activator/DNA repair enzyme AdaA: MATGPAHRQTLPPHLDWETCDRARLARARAFDGLFFSGVRSTRIYCRPVCPVRPARSENVTFYATAAAAERAGFRPCLCCRPETAPGSPAWMGTATTVARGMRLIHDGFLDQASMTELAEALGVGPRHLLRLFMRHAGASPSEIAATRRVQEAKRLIDQTEMTLAEIAFAAGFGSVRRFNDAFAATYKRAPSSFRRRR, encoded by the coding sequence ATGGCGACAGGCCCGGCGCATCGGCAGACGCTGCCACCGCATCTCGATTGGGAGACCTGCGATCGGGCACGCCTCGCGCGCGCCCGCGCGTTCGATGGCCTGTTCTTCTCCGGCGTCCGCTCGACGCGCATCTATTGCCGGCCGGTCTGTCCGGTGCGCCCCGCTCGCTCCGAGAACGTCACTTTTTATGCGACCGCCGCTGCCGCCGAGCGCGCCGGCTTTCGTCCATGCCTGTGCTGCCGGCCGGAAACCGCGCCGGGTTCGCCGGCCTGGATGGGAACGGCCACCACCGTCGCGCGCGGGATGCGCCTGATCCACGACGGCTTTCTCGATCAGGCGTCGATGACGGAGCTTGCGGAAGCCCTCGGCGTCGGGCCGCGCCATCTGCTCCGCCTGTTCATGCGCCACGCCGGTGCGAGCCCGAGCGAGATCGCGGCGACACGACGCGTGCAGGAAGCCAAGCGCCTGATCGACCAGACTGAGATGACGTTAGCGGAGATCGCTTTCGCCGCCGGCTTCGGCAGCGTTCGTAGATTCAACGACGCCTTTGCCGCGACCTACAAGAGGGCGCCGTCGTCATTCCGGCGCAGGCGATAG
- the map gene encoding type I methionyl aminopeptidase gives MSYVEASDTSLRKTGQIKLHGPAAFAGMRKAGALVAKCLDELTDIVAPGVPTERIDQFVRDFAFSNNAYPATLMYRGYRYSTCTSLNHVVCHGMPGDRPLKEGDIVNIDVTFIVDGWYGDSSRMYAVGPIARKAERLIEVTYEAMMRGIAAVKPGATTGDIGHAIQSFVEPQAMSVVRDFCGHGLGRMFHDEPNIIHIGRPGEGVQLKPGMFFTIEPMINLGKPHVKILSDGWTAVTRDRSLSAQFEHSVGVTSTGVEIFTLSERHGEKQIG, from the coding sequence ATGAGCTACGTCGAAGCCTCCGATACCTCCCTGCGCAAGACCGGACAGATCAAGCTGCATGGGCCGGCCGCCTTTGCCGGCATGCGCAAGGCGGGCGCGTTGGTGGCGAAGTGCCTCGACGAGCTCACCGACATCGTCGCACCCGGCGTGCCGACCGAGCGAATCGACCAGTTCGTCCGCGACTTCGCCTTCAGCAACAATGCCTATCCGGCGACGCTGATGTATCGCGGCTATCGCTACTCGACCTGCACCTCGCTCAACCACGTGGTCTGCCACGGCATGCCCGGCGACCGTCCGCTGAAAGAGGGCGACATCGTCAATATCGACGTCACCTTCATCGTCGACGGCTGGTACGGCGATTCCAGCCGGATGTACGCGGTCGGCCCGATCGCGCGCAAGGCCGAGCGGCTGATCGAGGTGACCTATGAGGCGATGATGCGCGGCATCGCCGCCGTCAAACCCGGCGCCACCACCGGCGACATCGGCCACGCCATCCAGAGCTTTGTGGAGCCGCAGGCCATGAGCGTGGTGCGCGATTTCTGCGGCCATGGCCTCGGCCGCATGTTCCACGACGAGCCGAACATCATCCATATCGGCCGCCCGGGCGAAGGCGTTCAGCTCAAGCCCGGCATGTTCTTCACCATCGAGCCGATGATCAATCTCGGCAAGCCGCACGTCAAAATCCTCTCCGACGGCTGGACCGCCGTGACGCGCGACCGTTCGCTGTCGGCGCAGTTCGAGCACTCCGTCGGCGTCACCTCCACCGGCGTCGAGATCTTCACGCTGTCGGAGCGGCACGGTGAGAAGCAGATCGGCTAA
- a CDS encoding mechanosensitive ion channel family protein, producing the protein MDMDLKDFMEFVQTTARSVGAEISSPWFYLQFGLILAAAGIAYAAEAGIRRRVDMTSLAMRWPLPLRHFARVMVSSASTAVFTLLVIIERVVMYHATWPSRSYLLMVAAKLGLAWLVIRLVTSVLRNAFIVRLVSITAWFVAALSILGQLDATVELLDSFAIVLGGLRLTPLLVIKAGALLLIALWLTNIASNFAESRINATTDLTPSVQVLLVKIIRIGLLAIAIVIALGAVGIDLSALAVFSGAVGVGIGIGLQKIVANFISGIILLADKSVKPGDLVTIGDNTGRISAMKTRYISVAAGDGREFLVPNEDLVTQKVVNWTYTDKNTLVKIAFGTNYDADPRLVCKLAAETAAAHPRAQKGKPPNSILTEFAEAGMKFSLTFWIADPDGMDGVKSDVMLALWEAFKREGIRVPYPVREIRVRGGALPVETTVEVPN; encoded by the coding sequence CTACCTGCAATTCGGCCTCATCCTGGCCGCAGCCGGAATCGCCTATGCCGCGGAGGCTGGTATTCGCAGGCGCGTCGACATGACGTCCCTGGCGATGCGCTGGCCGCTGCCGCTCCGGCATTTCGCGCGGGTGATGGTCTCCAGCGCCTCGACGGCGGTGTTCACCCTGCTGGTGATCATCGAGCGCGTGGTGATGTATCACGCGACATGGCCGAGCCGCAGCTATCTGCTGATGGTCGCAGCCAAGCTGGGCCTGGCCTGGCTTGTGATCCGGCTCGTGACCTCGGTGCTGCGCAATGCCTTCATCGTCAGGCTGGTGTCGATCACGGCATGGTTTGTCGCCGCCCTTTCCATCCTCGGCCAGCTCGATGCGACGGTCGAGCTGCTCGATTCCTTCGCCATCGTGCTCGGCGGCCTGCGGCTGACGCCGCTGCTGGTGATCAAGGCCGGTGCGCTCCTGCTCATCGCGCTGTGGCTCACCAACATCGCAAGCAATTTCGCCGAGAGCCGGATCAACGCGACCACCGACCTGACGCCGTCGGTGCAGGTGCTGCTGGTCAAGATCATCCGCATCGGGCTTCTGGCCATCGCCATCGTCATTGCGCTCGGCGCGGTCGGGATCGATCTCTCCGCGCTCGCGGTGTTCTCCGGCGCGGTCGGCGTCGGCATCGGTATCGGCCTGCAGAAGATCGTCGCCAATTTCATCTCGGGCATCATCCTGCTCGCCGACAAGTCGGTGAAGCCCGGCGACCTCGTCACCATCGGCGACAATACCGGGCGCATCAGTGCGATGAAGACGCGCTATATTTCCGTCGCCGCCGGCGATGGCCGCGAATTCCTGGTGCCGAACGAGGATCTGGTGACGCAGAAGGTCGTCAACTGGACCTATACCGACAAGAACACGCTGGTGAAGATCGCCTTCGGGACCAATTACGACGCCGACCCGCGGCTGGTCTGCAAGCTCGCCGCCGAGACCGCCGCCGCCCATCCCCGCGCGCAGAAGGGCAAGCCGCCGAACAGCATTTTGACCGAGTTCGCGGAGGCCGGGATGAAGTTCTCGCTGACCTTCTGGATCGCGGACCCCGACGGCATGGATGGCGTCAAGAGCGACGTGATGCTGGCGCTGTGGGAGGCCTTCAAGCGCGAGGGCATCCGGGTTCCCTATCCCGTCCGCGAAATCCGCGTCCGCGGCGGCGCGCTGCCGGTGGAAACCACCGTAGAAGTCCCGAATTAG